A DNA window from Chryseobacterium sp. MEBOG06 contains the following coding sequences:
- a CDS encoding 30S ribosomal protein THX: protein MGKGDKKSRRGKINAGSYGKRRPRKASKSVVTSEEKAKK, encoded by the coding sequence ATGGGAAAAGGAGACAAGAAGTCCAGAAGAGGAAAAATCAACGCCGGAAGCTATGGGAAAAGAAGACCCAGAAAAGCGTCAAAATCTGTTGTAACTTCTGAAGAAAAAGCTAAAAAGTAA
- a CDS encoding Crp/Fnr family transcriptional regulator, which yields MEELFNYIKKFGILNEQDELLIAQGIQKIKVQKGDPFIEAGKVSQTIAFVKEGVFRSLYYNKDGDDFTRYFIYEGRFIGDFQGFTDQLPAHEYIEAITDAVVLVIDLDHFKVLEKEIKIWPVLFARIHAFVVENKLKVASIMLNQDAKSRYLHFLNHYPGLANRVPQSMLASYLGVTPSSLSRIRRNIV from the coding sequence ATGGAAGAGCTTTTTAACTACATTAAAAAATTTGGAATCCTGAACGAACAGGACGAACTTTTGATTGCACAGGGAATTCAGAAAATTAAAGTGCAGAAAGGAGATCCTTTTATAGAAGCGGGAAAGGTAAGCCAAACGATTGCTTTTGTAAAAGAAGGTGTATTTCGTTCCCTATATTACAATAAAGATGGGGATGATTTTACCCGTTATTTCATCTATGAAGGTCGGTTTATTGGCGATTTTCAAGGGTTTACTGATCAGCTTCCGGCTCATGAATATATCGAAGCAATTACAGATGCAGTAGTCCTTGTGATTGATCTTGACCATTTTAAGGTATTAGAGAAAGAAATTAAAATATGGCCGGTTTTATTTGCCAGAATTCATGCATTCGTTGTAGAGAATAAATTGAAAGTAGCAAGCATCATGCTTAATCAGGATGCAAAATCCCGCTATCTCCATTTTTTAAACCACTATCCGGGATTAGCCAATAGAGTTCCGCAATCTATGCTGGCTTCTTATCTTGGAGTTACCCCCTCATCATTAAGCCGTATCAGAAGGAATATAGTATAG
- a CDS encoding bleomycin resistance protein, whose amino-acid sequence MNFNKLTPELLVSDINQSNLFYIQYLGFTLEYERKEDQFMLISYEGSQFMLEQDHSEAWITEVPVFPRGRGVNFQIEVSSLSTIIAKIKEYNLTYFKEPKEQWYRINDQEEGVKELLIQDQDGYLLRFQEYLGERDYKG is encoded by the coding sequence ATGAATTTTAATAAATTAACTCCTGAATTACTGGTAAGCGATATCAATCAATCTAACCTATTTTATATACAGTATCTTGGCTTTACCCTAGAATATGAACGAAAGGAAGACCAATTTATGCTGATTTCTTATGAAGGATCTCAATTTATGCTCGAACAAGACCATTCTGAAGCATGGATTACAGAGGTACCTGTTTTCCCAAGGGGAAGAGGTGTTAATTTTCAGATTGAAGTAAGCAGTTTAAGTACTATTATAGCAAAAATTAAAGAATACAATCTTACCTATTTCAAAGAACCAAAAGAACAATGGTATAGAATAAATGATCAGGAAGAAGGAGTCAAAGAATTATTAATTCAAGATCAGGACGGATACCTCTTAAGATTTCAGGAATACCTGGGTGAACGAGATTATAAAGGATAA
- a CDS encoding T9SS type A sorting domain-containing protein, with amino-acid sequence MIREDDILNFNATGKMNIYSSEGRLVLSKDNADGSKGINVSSLIKGNYILTI; translated from the coding sequence ATGATCCGGGAGGATGATATTTTAAATTTCAACGCAACCGGTAAAATGAATATTTATTCATCCGAAGGAAGGCTGGTACTCTCTAAAGATAATGCAGATGGAAGTAAAGGAATAAATGTATCATCACTTATTAAAGGAAATTACATTTTAACAATATAA
- a CDS encoding DUF2480 family protein has product MSEEFEIRNKVAESGLVNFDLSTLLPKGVRKGVDLKDFLFQEMILKEKDFREKVEAIDTEEYRDSYIYIYNSVDTIIPLWAYFVLTAKLTDVSKKIVFGSREDLEVILMHNAIQTYDFGDMRGKRVLVKGCSDKEIPENAYIELVEQLKPVVKSLMFGEACSNVPIIKN; this is encoded by the coding sequence ATGTCAGAAGAATTTGAAATCAGAAATAAAGTTGCCGAAAGCGGCCTTGTGAATTTTGACCTTTCTACCTTGCTTCCAAAAGGGGTAAGAAAGGGGGTGGATCTTAAAGATTTTCTTTTTCAGGAAATGATCCTTAAGGAGAAAGATTTCCGTGAAAAGGTGGAAGCAATCGATACTGAAGAATATAGAGACTCATACATATACATTTACAATTCTGTAGATACAATAATTCCACTTTGGGCATATTTTGTACTGACAGCAAAGCTTACAGACGTTTCTAAAAAAATTGTTTTTGGAAGTCGTGAGGATCTTGAGGTTATTTTGATGCACAATGCTATACAGACTTATGATTTCGGAGATATGAGAGGTAAAAGAGTACTGGTAAAAGGCTGCTCTGATAAGGAAATTCCTGAAAATGCTTATATAGAACTGGTAGAGCAGCTGAAACCTGTTGTAAAATCACTTATGTTCGGAGAAGCATGTTCTAATGTTCCTATTATAAAGAATTAG
- a CDS encoding DUF937 domain-containing protein yields MSLIDLLTGNTSNQVAEQAENKFGIGRNQVIALLAVATPLIISYLRNKSQDAKEAESLNNALDKDHNGSILNDASQIETRQAEGGSILDHIFGGQKSTVENQLSQNTGISIDKIGPVLAMLAPVVMGYIGQQKQENNVGAGGLGGLLDGILGNATNQAQTQQSSPLNDILGSVLGNGQSQSSGNPLSDILGNVLGGSGNQQQQSGGLGSILGNIFGK; encoded by the coding sequence ATGAGTTTAATTGATCTACTAACAGGGAACACAAGCAACCAGGTTGCTGAACAGGCTGAAAACAAATTCGGGATCGGCAGAAACCAGGTAATTGCTCTATTGGCTGTAGCTACCCCTCTGATCATTTCTTATCTTAGAAACAAGTCTCAGGATGCTAAAGAAGCAGAGTCTTTAAATAATGCTTTAGATAAAGATCATAATGGAAGTATCTTAAATGATGCCTCACAGATTGAAACAAGACAAGCCGAAGGAGGTTCTATTCTTGATCATATTTTTGGAGGACAAAAGAGTACGGTAGAAAATCAACTGTCACAAAATACAGGAATTTCCATTGATAAAATTGGTCCTGTCCTAGCGATGCTGGCTCCCGTAGTTATGGGATATATTGGTCAGCAGAAACAAGAAAACAATGTAGGTGCAGGAGGTTTAGGAGGACTTTTAGATGGCATTCTTGGAAATGCCACGAATCAGGCCCAGACTCAGCAATCCAGTCCTTTAAATGACATTTTGGGAAGTGTTTTAGGTAATGGACAATCCCAGTCATCAGGAAATCCTCTGAGTGATATTCTAGGAAATGTACTTGGTGGAAGCGGAAACCAGCAACAACAAAGTGGCGGCTTAGGCAGTATCCTTGGAAATATTTTTGGAAAATAA
- a CDS encoding adenylosuccinate synthase, producing the protein MDIVLGLQWGDEGKGKFIDLISENYDITARFNGGSNAGHSIERNGRRITLKMVPSGIFMKEVQNVIGTGTVLDPVSFKKEILNLKAFDETVRPEENIIISRKAHLVLPTHKLLDIFMEDDPDYTTIGTTKNGIAQAYSNKILRQNVRMGDIYSPDFKSKVQHIVERDYKMLAEGNMILPSLEEINNEFFEAVDFLKIFNCTETEIYLNKALSEGKKILAEGSQAAMLDIDHGTYPYVTSSSTTASGASSGLGISPKKIEEIYGIAKVYCTRVGNGVFPTELFNEQGDEIRTKGREFGSNTGRPRRTGWLDLPALKYAVMINGVTQLVLTKSDVLSGLKSVAICTHYELEDGTLQTVSGVLPENAKPVLKWMQGWNADFANMKSSSELPSELKEFLSFLETELEVPVTYLSIGAGREQMLKMK; encoded by the coding sequence ATGGATATCGTATTAGGACTGCAATGGGGAGATGAAGGGAAAGGAAAGTTTATTGACCTTATCAGTGAAAATTATGACATTACAGCTCGCTTTAACGGAGGATCTAATGCTGGACACAGTATAGAGCGAAACGGTAGAAGAATTACGCTTAAAATGGTTCCTTCAGGAATCTTCATGAAGGAAGTTCAGAATGTAATTGGAACGGGAACTGTTTTGGATCCTGTAAGTTTTAAAAAAGAGATTTTGAATCTTAAAGCATTTGACGAAACTGTTCGCCCTGAAGAAAATATTATTATTTCCCGAAAAGCCCATTTGGTTTTGCCTACCCACAAGCTTCTGGATATTTTCATGGAAGATGACCCTGACTATACAACGATTGGAACCACTAAAAATGGTATTGCACAAGCTTATTCAAACAAAATTTTAAGACAGAACGTAAGAATGGGAGATATATATTCTCCGGATTTCAAAAGTAAAGTTCAGCATATTGTAGAAAGAGATTACAAAATGCTTGCAGAGGGGAATATGATTCTACCTTCTCTGGAGGAAATAAACAATGAGTTTTTTGAAGCAGTAGATTTTCTGAAAATATTCAATTGTACAGAAACCGAGATCTATTTGAATAAAGCTTTGTCTGAAGGGAAAAAGATATTGGCGGAGGGTTCTCAGGCCGCAATGCTGGATATTGATCATGGTACCTATCCTTATGTTACATCTTCTTCCACAACGGCATCGGGAGCCAGCAGTGGATTGGGGATTTCACCAAAAAAAATCGAAGAAATATATGGGATTGCTAAGGTATATTGTACAAGAGTAGGGAACGGAGTATTTCCAACAGAACTTTTTAATGAACAAGGTGATGAGATAAGAACGAAGGGAAGGGAATTTGGTTCTAACACCGGACGTCCAAGAAGAACGGGATGGTTAGATTTGCCTGCTTTGAAATACGCGGTGATGATCAATGGGGTAACTCAGTTGGTATTAACAAAATCTGATGTTTTAAGCGGACTGAAATCTGTTGCTATTTGTACTCATTATGAGCTTGAAGATGGTACATTACAAACCGTTTCCGGGGTACTTCCGGAAAATGCGAAACCCGTTCTTAAATGGATGCAGGGCTGGAATGCAGATTTTGCCAATATGAAAAGCAGTTCTGAATTGCCTTCAGAATTAAAAGAGTTTTTATCATTTCTGGAAACGGAGCTGGAAGTTCCGGTTACTTATCTTTCCATAGGGGCTGGAAGAGAGCAGATGCTGAAAATGAAATAA
- a CDS encoding protein O-mannosyl-transferase family — protein sequence MNKYLSVLFLFLLFWGIYYIGSFSRIPFADCVGFVLSVEKEEWATVADATSHFLYVNTAILIKLLTGFNAIDASRFLVVTSGAATVTVIYLILKSLIKTEWVSLSTAIVFGFSFSFWRNAEIIEVYTYNTLWISLFFFSMIKVFSEDKKKYIIWSAFFLGVSLWVHIQNILLIPAFFIFLFYFRSEKKYFYPSLFIFVGLFSFLFILNILQGLSVSSVYSSSQGTWVEDSFKKTPSQYLRDFFVSLAYLIYNFNIFIFLELQELFYSLNPIKKCFTLFL from the coding sequence ATGAATAAATATCTATCTGTACTATTTTTATTCTTACTATTTTGGGGCATTTATTATATAGGAAGTTTCTCAAGAATCCCATTTGCCGACTGCGTTGGTTTTGTATTGTCTGTGGAAAAAGAAGAATGGGCAACAGTGGCGGATGCAACAAGCCACTTTTTATATGTAAATACAGCAATATTAATTAAACTCCTTACGGGCTTTAATGCTATTGATGCCAGTCGGTTTCTGGTTGTAACTTCAGGAGCCGCAACAGTTACTGTTATTTACCTCATCCTCAAAAGTTTGATTAAAACTGAATGGGTTTCACTAAGTACCGCTATAGTTTTTGGGTTCAGTTTTTCGTTTTGGAGAAATGCTGAGATTATAGAAGTGTATACTTACAATACATTATGGATCAGTCTTTTTTTCTTTTCAATGATAAAAGTATTTTCAGAGGATAAAAAAAAGTATATTATCTGGAGTGCTTTCTTTCTAGGAGTTAGCCTCTGGGTGCATATTCAGAATATTCTTTTAATTCCCGCTTTCTTTATTTTCCTATTTTATTTCAGAAGTGAGAAAAAATATTTTTATCCTTCTTTATTTATTTTTGTAGGATTGTTTTCATTTTTATTTATCCTGAATATCTTACAAGGTCTTTCTGTGAGTTCTGTTTACTCCTCAAGCCAGGGAACTTGGGTGGAAGATTCCTTTAAAAAAACGCCATCACAGTATTTAAGAGATTTTTTTGTATCATTGGCTTATCTCATTTACAACTTTAATATATTTATTTTTTTGGAATTGCAGGAGTTATTTTACTCTTTAAATCCAATAAAAAAATGTTTTACACTTTTTTTGTAG
- a CDS encoding ankyrin repeat domain-containing protein yields the protein MKKIISTTFLFGALLCANMFSAQKMTQEKMKAIYTDDVTQFKKQFTPGDYNKCFTIGNESFTPLGFSTLSTKKTIVKFLLDSKVNINKKCQNQTPLEIAESSKNVEIAQYLIERGAKRD from the coding sequence ATGAAAAAAATAATCTCTACCACCTTTCTATTTGGAGCGTTATTATGTGCCAATATGTTTTCTGCTCAAAAGATGACACAGGAAAAAATGAAAGCCATTTATACTGATGATGTAACACAATTCAAAAAACAATTTACACCAGGAGATTACAACAAATGTTTTACGATAGGTAACGAATCTTTTACACCCCTTGGATTCAGTACATTATCAACAAAAAAAACTATCGTAAAGTTTCTGCTGGACAGTAAAGTGAACATTAATAAAAAATGTCAAAACCAGACTCCTCTTGAAATTGCAGAAAGTTCAAAAAACGTGGAGATCGCGCAATATTTGATTGAAAGAGGAGCAAAAAGAGATTAA
- a CDS encoding glycoside hydrolase family 99 protein, whose product MNYFNRFLLSIILTFFFSHSSAQKKGRENIQIFYYGWYGNPLTDGSYSHWNHDILPHWKDPKWNDLGHYKGGNDIGANFYPALGNYSSNDTKIIEKHMKMIKESGVGVVVVSWLGKDSYTDKSMAQYLDIADRFGLKIAFHIEPFYKNITELKEQLSYLVQTYSHHHAFYKKAGKPLYYVYDSYKISKEEWAKLLADDGEKTVRNTELDAFYIGLWVEKNDSAFFDSSGFDGFYTYFASEGFVFGSTVSNWNYLADFAKLHNLIFIPCVGPGYSDTRIRPWNEANFKSRDNGKYYENMFDAAIKVKPEFIGITSFNEWHEGTQIEPAIPKKSGDFTYEDYGKDPEFYIKETKHLMDKFLKEK is encoded by the coding sequence ATGAATTACTTTAACCGTTTCTTATTATCTATCATATTAACGTTTTTTTTCTCACACAGTTCTGCACAGAAGAAAGGGAGGGAAAACATTCAGATATTCTATTATGGCTGGTATGGTAATCCTTTAACAGACGGTAGTTACTCCCATTGGAACCATGATATTCTGCCCCATTGGAAAGACCCGAAATGGAATGATCTTGGTCATTATAAAGGAGGCAATGATATCGGAGCTAATTTCTATCCTGCTTTAGGAAATTATAGTTCTAACGATACAAAGATCATTGAAAAGCACATGAAAATGATCAAAGAATCCGGAGTAGGAGTTGTTGTGGTCAGTTGGTTAGGGAAAGATTCCTATACAGATAAAAGCATGGCTCAATATCTGGATATTGCAGATCGTTTTGGTTTAAAAATAGCATTTCATATAGAACCATTCTATAAAAATATCACTGAGCTTAAAGAGCAGCTTTCTTATCTTGTACAGACTTATTCTCATCATCATGCTTTTTATAAAAAGGCAGGTAAACCGTTATATTATGTGTATGACAGCTACAAAATTTCTAAAGAAGAATGGGCGAAACTGCTAGCTGATGATGGAGAGAAAACGGTTAGAAATACAGAGCTTGATGCATTTTATATAGGATTATGGGTAGAAAAGAATGATTCGGCTTTCTTTGATTCATCCGGTTTTGACGGGTTTTATACTTATTTTGCAAGTGAAGGATTTGTGTTCGGAAGTACCGTTTCAAATTGGAATTATCTTGCAGACTTTGCGAAACTGCATAATCTCATTTTTATCCCATGCGTAGGCCCTGGATATTCAGATACCAGAATAAGGCCCTGGAATGAGGCTAATTTTAAAAGCAGAGACAATGGTAAGTATTATGAAAATATGTTCGATGCTGCTATAAAAGTTAAACCGGAATTTATAGGGATCACTTCATTTAATGAATGGCATGAAGGAACCCAGATAGAACCTGCTATTCCTAAAAAAAGTGGGGATTTTACTTATGAAGATTATGGTAAAGATCCTGAATTTTATATTAAAGAAACGAAGCATTTGATGGATAAATTTCTTAAAGAGAAGTAA
- the lpxB gene encoding lipid-A-disaccharide synthase: MKYYIIAGEASGDLHGSNLMKALKQKDPSAEFRFWGGDLMTAQGGTLVKHYRDLAFMGFLEVVMNLRTILNNIKFCKEDIQNNRPDVLILVDYPGFNLRIARFAKELGIKVVYYISPQLWAWKEGRVEIIKKYVDEMMVILPFEEDFYRKHGVHSHFVGHPLLDAISDLKEISPEQFKSENGLNEKEIIALLPGSRKQEVEKMLEIMLSVRPYFKNYQFVIAGAPSLPKEFYQKYVDDNVHFVSNKTYDLLRCSKAALVTSGTATLETALLNIPEVVCYKGSKVSYAIAKRLVKNINYISLVNLIMNREVVKELIQADLSTKNLVEELNKVLEGQKRDQVLNDYKLLRENLGGKGASEHAADVILKV, from the coding sequence ATGAAATACTACATTATTGCAGGAGAAGCTTCAGGTGATTTGCATGGAAGCAATTTGATGAAAGCTTTAAAACAAAAGGATCCCTCTGCCGAATTTAGATTCTGGGGTGGAGACCTAATGACAGCTCAGGGAGGAACATTGGTGAAACATTACAGAGATCTCGCTTTTATGGGATTTCTGGAAGTGGTGATGAATCTGCGGACTATTTTGAATAATATAAAATTCTGCAAAGAAGATATTCAGAACAATAGACCGGATGTTCTTATTCTGGTAGATTATCCCGGTTTTAATTTAAGGATTGCCAGATTTGCTAAAGAGCTGGGAATTAAAGTGGTGTATTATATCTCTCCACAACTTTGGGCCTGGAAAGAAGGGCGTGTAGAGATCATCAAAAAATATGTGGATGAAATGATGGTCATTCTTCCGTTTGAAGAAGATTTTTACAGAAAACACGGTGTTCATTCTCATTTTGTAGGACATCCTTTGTTAGATGCTATCTCTGATCTGAAGGAAATAAGTCCAGAACAGTTTAAGTCTGAAAACGGACTGAACGAAAAAGAAATTATTGCCCTTCTACCAGGTTCCAGAAAGCAGGAAGTGGAAAAGATGCTTGAAATAATGCTTTCCGTAAGGCCGTATTTTAAAAACTATCAGTTTGTAATTGCCGGAGCGCCAAGCCTGCCCAAAGAGTTTTATCAGAAATATGTAGATGATAATGTCCATTTTGTTTCCAACAAAACTTACGATTTGTTGAGATGTTCAAAGGCTGCACTTGTCACTTCCGGAACTGCTACCTTAGAAACAGCATTGCTGAATATTCCTGAAGTCGTTTGCTACAAAGGAAGTAAAGTATCTTACGCCATTGCCAAAAGGCTGGTTAAAAATATCAATTATATTTCTCTTGTCAATCTGATTATGAATAGAGAGGTAGTAAAGGAGCTGATCCAGGCTGATTTGAGTACAAAGAACCTTGTAGAAGAACTTAATAAAGTGTTAGAAGGCCAAAAAAGAGACCAGGTTCTGAATGATTATAAACTGTTAAGAGAGAACCTAGGAGGAAAAGGGGCTAGTGAGCATGCTGCTGATGTGATTTTAAAAGTTTAA
- a CDS encoding MATE family efflux transporter has product MMKYVDFLKKAFSGEDIDFTKVNIRSAVLLLAIPMMLEMAMESVFALVDLYFVGHLKESGFAIQTVGLTESVLSIMYSIAIGMSMAATALVARRIGEKNPEQASRSAAQVVLVSFVITLILSLLGVIYAEKILILMGATPEAAAYGKDFTRIMMGSSTIIMLLFLINGIFRGAGNAMIAMKSLWIANIANIILCPILIKGLGPVPALGLTGAALATTIGRSIGVIYQLYHLLIADTQIRIKLNYFKPHYDLIKSIIKIATPGIFQFVIASCSWIFLAELVATTGGENASAGYQTALRLMMFFILPAWGLSNAASTLVGQNMGANEMGRAEQSVMKTVKYNAVFMLIVSLIFVFMGNFLVSFFTQEVEIKEFAENALHIMSTGFIFYGIGMVMINAFNGAGDTWTPTWVNFFGFWLFQIPLAYFLSKHCEMGPKGVFISIPAAEALITVIAFILFKKGRWKTVKV; this is encoded by the coding sequence ATGATGAAATATGTTGATTTTTTGAAAAAAGCTTTCAGTGGAGAGGATATAGATTTTACCAAGGTGAATATCAGAAGTGCTGTTTTGCTTTTAGCTATTCCGATGATGCTGGAGATGGCTATGGAATCTGTATTTGCACTAGTTGATCTTTATTTTGTGGGGCATTTGAAAGAAAGTGGTTTTGCTATTCAGACAGTAGGGCTTACGGAGTCTGTACTTTCAATTATGTATTCTATTGCGATCGGAATGAGTATGGCTGCTACAGCTTTAGTGGCAAGAAGGATTGGTGAAAAAAATCCTGAACAGGCTTCCAGAAGTGCTGCACAGGTAGTGTTGGTTTCATTTGTTATAACACTTATTTTAAGCTTGCTGGGAGTAATATATGCTGAAAAAATACTGATTCTGATGGGGGCAACACCCGAAGCTGCTGCTTATGGAAAAGACTTTACAAGAATCATGATGGGAAGCAGTACAATTATTATGCTTTTATTTTTAATCAATGGTATTTTCAGAGGTGCAGGAAATGCAATGATTGCCATGAAAAGTTTATGGATAGCGAATATTGCCAATATTATTCTTTGCCCGATCCTGATCAAGGGTTTAGGACCTGTTCCTGCTTTAGGGCTTACCGGAGCAGCATTAGCAACTACTATAGGAAGAAGTATCGGGGTGATCTATCAGCTGTATCATCTTTTAATAGCAGATACACAGATCCGGATTAAGCTGAATTATTTTAAACCCCATTATGATTTAATCAAATCTATTATAAAAATAGCTACTCCGGGAATATTTCAGTTTGTAATTGCTTCATGCAGCTGGATTTTTCTTGCGGAGCTCGTTGCTACTACCGGAGGCGAAAATGCTTCAGCTGGTTACCAGACTGCATTGAGGCTGATGATGTTTTTTATACTTCCGGCCTGGGGATTGAGTAATGCTGCCTCTACTTTGGTCGGACAGAATATGGGGGCTAATGAAATGGGACGGGCAGAGCAGTCTGTTATGAAAACAGTGAAGTATAATGCGGTCTTTATGTTGATAGTGAGCTTAATCTTTGTTTTTATGGGAAATTTCCTGGTAAGTTTTTTCACCCAAGAGGTTGAAATTAAAGAATTTGCTGAAAATGCACTTCATATAATGAGTACAGGCTTTATTTTCTATGGAATCGGGATGGTGATGATCAATGCATTCAACGGGGCAGGTGACACCTGGACACCAACCTGGGTAAACTTTTTTGGATTTTGGTTATTTCAGATCCCTTTGGCTTATTTTCTTTCCAAGCATTGTGAAATGGGCCCAAAAGGAGTGTTTATCTCAATTCCTGCAGCTGAAGCATTGATTACTGTAATTGCCTTTATTTTGTTTAAAAAAGGGAGATGGAAAACGGTGAAGGTTTAG
- the aspS gene encoding aspartate--tRNA ligase, giving the protein MFRSHTNGELSLKNLNEEVTLSGWVQTIRDKGFMIWVDLRDRYGITQLVFDQDRSSAQLMEEAKKLGREFVIQATGKVIERVSKNPNIPTGEIEILVEKLTILNDSQLPPFTIEDETDGGEELRMKYRYLDIRRNPVKDKLIFRHKMAQKVRNYLSDEGFIEVETPVLIKSTPEGARDFVVPSRMNPGQFYALPQSPQTFKQLLMVGGMDKYFQIVKCFRDEDLRADRQPEFTQIDCEMAFVEQEDVMNVFEGMTKTLIKDITGQEFGDFPRMTFADAMKKYGNDKPDIRFGMEFVELNELVKGKDFKIFDDAELVVGINVEGCAEYTRKQIDELVDWVKRPQVGASGMVWAKFQNDGVKTSSVNKFYNEEDLAKIIEKFGAKEGDLMLILSGNENKVRAQLSALRMELGNRLGLRKGDVFAPLWVVDFPLLEFDEESGRYHAMHHPFTSPKPEDIHLLETDPGKARANAYDMVLNGNEIGGGSIRIFNKELQSKMFDLLGFTREEAEAQFGFLMNAFKYGAPPHGGLAFGFDRLVAILDGNEVIRDYIAFPKNNSGRDVMIDAPASIANAQLDELELKLDLKA; this is encoded by the coding sequence ATGTTTCGATCACACACCAACGGAGAGCTTTCTCTGAAAAATCTGAATGAAGAAGTTACACTATCCGGATGGGTACAGACTATCCGTGATAAAGGATTTATGATTTGGGTAGATCTTCGAGATCGATACGGAATTACTCAGCTTGTTTTTGATCAGGACCGTTCTTCAGCACAGCTTATGGAAGAGGCTAAGAAATTAGGACGTGAATTTGTGATTCAGGCTACCGGAAAAGTAATTGAAAGAGTAAGTAAAAATCCAAATATTCCAACTGGAGAAATTGAAATTTTAGTAGAGAAACTAACGATTCTGAATGATTCTCAACTTCCTCCTTTCACCATTGAAGATGAAACGGATGGTGGTGAAGAATTAAGAATGAAATACCGTTATCTGGATATCAGAAGGAACCCGGTAAAGGATAAATTGATCTTCCGTCATAAAATGGCACAGAAAGTAAGAAATTATTTATCTGATGAAGGCTTCATTGAAGTGGAAACTCCTGTTTTGATCAAATCTACTCCGGAAGGGGCAAGGGACTTTGTAGTACCAAGCAGAATGAATCCGGGACAATTCTATGCATTGCCACAGTCTCCACAAACTTTCAAGCAGCTTTTGATGGTAGGTGGAATGGATAAATATTTCCAGATTGTAAAATGTTTCCGTGATGAGGATTTAAGAGCTGACAGACAACCGGAATTTACACAGATTGACTGTGAAATGGCTTTTGTAGAGCAGGAAGATGTCATGAATGTTTTTGAAGGAATGACCAAAACTCTTATTAAGGACATTACAGGTCAGGAATTCGGAGATTTCCCAAGAATGACTTTCGCTGATGCGATGAAAAAATATGGAAATGACAAACCGGACATCCGTTTCGGAATGGAATTCGTAGAGCTTAATGAGCTGGTAAAAGGAAAAGACTTTAAAATATTTGACGATGCTGAATTGGTTGTGGGAATCAATGTAGAAGGATGTGCAGAATATACCAGAAAGCAAATTGATGAGCTTGTAGATTGGGTAAAACGTCCTCAGGTAGGAGCTTCAGGAATGGTTTGGGCAAAATTCCAGAATGACGGAGTGAAGACCTCATCGGTGAATAAATTCTACAACGAAGAAGATCTAGCTAAGATCATTGAAAAATTCGGAGCTAAAGAAGGAGACCTGATGCTGATCCTTTCCGGAAACGAAAACAAAGTAAGAGCTCAGCTTTCTGCATTGAGAATGGAGCTTGGAAATCGTTTAGGATTAAGAAAAGGAGATGTATTTGCACCACTTTGGGTAGTAGACTTTCCATTATTGGAATTTGATGAAGAAAGTGGACGTTATCACGCAATGCACCACCCTTTCACTTCTCCAAAACCTGAAGATATACACTTATTAGAAACTGATCCCGGAAAGGCAAGAGCCAATGCTTATGATATGGTTCTTAACGGAAATGAAATTGGAGGAGGATCTATCAGAATTTTCAATAAAGAGCTACAGTCTAAAATGTTTGACCTGTTAGGATTCACAAGAGAGGAAGCTGAAGCTCAGTTTGGATTCTTAATGAATGCCTTCAAATACGGAGCTCCTCCACACGGTGGTTTAGCATTCGGATTTGACCGTTTGGTAGCAATCCTTGATGGAAATGAGGTAATCAGAGATTATATTGCATTCCCTAAGAACAATTCAGGGCGAGATGTAATGATCGATGCACCTGCTTCTATTGCTAATGCACAGCTCGATGAACTAGAATTAAAGTTAGATTTAAAAGCATAA